AAGTTATTCCGTAAAAAGcttacggaagaacttcttccgtaaaTGCACACTGCTTcttacggaagaacttcttccgtaaaTGGACACTGCTTtttacggaagaagttcttccataagctttattgtttatttttttaatttttttttgaatttgtgaaaaaattaataaatatgaatattaaaatttataatttttgtatttcatatttttgaaattgtggataattggtttaattaggtataatattaaataatttaagtaaaataattgtattttgttgtaggagtaaaatgtttaattagttgttagttatagtgttatatatttttattgttaattacagtgcaaaatatttatttgtttgaagtaattttttgtgaaattaGATGTTtcgtaaaatttaatattattgtgttttagaaatacaaaatatttagtttaagtaaataatttagttttaaattttgaatgtagTTGTATTAGTTGTTAATAAGTGTGCAATTattatttagtcaattttttgttttgctaaTATGGTAATTTgtatgtacttgtgtatgatgcataatttattaatatgtcATTAAGATGGATGAAGATCAATGGACGTATGACAATACGATatcacaagaagttcatatggattatgaaaatgaagaagaatgtggtgtgaatcaaccacatgttgattgttcggatgcttttaatacttctcaaataatcatgttcattagtttgagtcatttggttgaatgtatgttttgtataaaaattaacatgtcagggttgcgttgtaggtcTTTGGTACCCGAGATGATGTTCTGCAGTGGGCTCGAATAGTTGCCCATGAAAACGAATTTGTTGCAATGATTATGAGGTCTGACACAGATACTGGTAgtagaggaagaagttcatttatGTTAATTTGGTGTGAAAGGAGCGGTCTGTACAAGTGTAGGAACAAAAaatttgttagaagagacactgggagtaggaaatgtggttgtcccttcaggcttcatgggaaaccagtgcatggaggggaaggttggatggtgaagttgatctgtgagattcacaatcatgaattggccaagtctttagttggacatccatacgctgGGCAATTGACCAAGGatggaaagaaaattattacTGAGATAACAAAGTTTATGGTGAAACCAAAAAACATcctgctaacgttgaaggaacgCAATGTCAATAGTTGcaccacaatcaaacaaatttacaatgcaagaagttcATATCGTTCTTCCATTAGAGGAGCTGATACTGAAATAATATAACAGATACCAAAATCaatgcaaaaaataaattcaataaaagttgtaaccaaaataatataataaatacaaaaatgttatcaaatacaataaAAGACATGTATCAAGGATCTATGCGGCGTCTACATCGCGCCCTAAGACTTCCATCTCAGGCGTCACCTCCAGCGATCCTGAGGCAATCTTGCATGATCTCGTGTAACTCTGTGCCTTCAGTGACCATCCTgaggttgagcacacgctccaacctttCAGCAATCGCTTCACAACCTTCACAAGCATCCTATGATAGTCATAAAAAcacaattattacaaaattttaagtaaaaatcaatttataaaacattaaaccaACTAATCTTACCACTGAATGTCTAGGAAGATCAGATGCCATTGGAACCTTCGGGATATGTGGCTCGACGTATTCCTCATCATGTGGGGCAGGTGGATGTCTGGGCTGATCACCTGCCTAGGTCGGTGTGACGAATGGATGAGATATCTAGAAAAACCAATCCATGTAGTTTGCTGATACCTGTCCAGGGACAACACAAATCTCACCCACAGGTGCTACATGTTCTGAGAAATGCATCCACCTGTCGTCTATCTCCTCATATGATAGTGAAACACTAACAGGTGGTGGAGGGATCATTTGAATGTACCTGAACTGTCGGACCACCCTCTCTGGTTGAACAAAGACCACAATAGGACCTCATCTCAGCTGACCCTAGAAGCAGGAAATCAGGTCAAAGACCCTAACTCCTTGGTGGTCAGCGTAAGGCATCCAGCATACATCCGTGATCATCAGAGCATCTAAACGTGCCCGATACGGCGCTTTTGTTATCCCCCTCATTTGAGCCTTCATAGTCAGCCACTGGGAGGCACGTGGGGTCGTATCAGCATACGCATCATCAGTGACACACTGATGCACACTGGGAAAGTACTCATATATCCAACACTACAAACATGACATGAACATAAGATAAAAAACATGTTTACATCATAATCCAATTTAACTTATTACGAACACAACATTTACCTGTAATAAAGTCAAGTACCCAGCCATCTGTCGTGTAGGGATCTGGCAAGCTTCATTTAGCTAGTCATACATGTGCATAAGCGTCGCAGCTCCCCAAGCATAGACCCCTGTCTGACCCAGGTCTCATAAACCCTCCAGATGAACCACATGAACatgtgttgcactcttgttagaaaaaagagtgcaacccacCAAGTGGAGGAGGTAAGCACGGGTTGCTACGATCCACTGTCGGGCATGACATCTACTCTGATAGACCTCCCGAAGCCACGAAAGTTGTACGTATGCCCCATGTGCCTATATGGTCTCAGCTCTAGCCTCCTCACCGGAGACCTGAAGCAGCTCCATCAACAAGAAGACTGCCTCATCCACAAGCAGAGGCTCAAAGCTGTGTAACACACCTGTGATTGGAAGATGGAGGAGTGCCATCAAATTGTCCAGGGTGATCGTCAGCTCTCCTACGGGAAAGTGGAAGGTGCTGGTCTCCCTATGCCACCTCTCAACAAATGCAgatataagtccaggatcgccGGTGACTACAAACACCCGATCAATGGACTTAATCTGGTGGCTGCCATTAGACCTTCTATCTCAGGCGCTAGCCTCCCAAATTTATCAACCTTCCTACCATGGGAGATCAACTTCAACTCAGGTCGTTCCTGAGTTGAAGAACAGATCataacaatttattaaaaatttattatcacaaacaactcaacaaaaaaaataattaacaaataactttacgtataaattaaaatacctgtccactccaGATGCTATGTGCCACGTGGTAGGCAAACGAAGTAAGGATCGATGGGTCACGTGGCCTACCAGGGAATCCCTCAGCATGATCACCAGGTGACCCTTCAGCACCATCAATAGTTATGCTTTCTATGTCCGCATCATCTACCTCCGCAGTCCTCTCAGGAATATCCTTGTCCATATGAGGAACATCCTCAATCACCCGAGGAACATCTTCAGTCACCTGAGGAACATCCTCAGCAATTGCAACATCTACCCTTCGCCTACGGGCGGATGCGGTAGGCCTACGCCGCCGGGGAACATCATCTGCATGATGCTCATCCTCTCTAACCAAGCCTCTGCCTATAACCCTAGATAATACATGCCCTAAACCTCTggttctaaccatgatctgcaaatcatgatgaacacgtatttttttttggacaaaTTAACTATTCATATGATTATAAACCTACATAAATCCTCAACCTTACGTTATAAACCCTAATCACACTTTCCTAAGCATTGTCGACTACGCACTACATAAACTAAACCCTACACGCTCAATCCTAATCACTACACATCTATAATACATGtaagaaacatatttttatgcaagcataaaatattataacaaaaaaaaccaccaaacttaatttataaaataaaataaccaaactaattaaaaaaaatattcttacgGAAGAACTTCTGCTGTAAGTTCATACGGAAAAAGGTTCTTCTGTATGAAGAAAATCTTCTtatggaagaaccttcttcagTAGGAActtacggaagaacttcttccattAGAAGAATTTCCTTCAtatggaagaagttcttccgtatgttcatacggaagaacttctttcGTAAAAGAAAAATGCTACAACTTCACCATTTTCATACTGAAACAAAGTCATCTACCCTACAGCCAGAAACTCCTAAACTAAATCACCATTGAACATTAAAGGGGAGTGGAGACAGGAGCTACTAACCTCGACGGCGGAAACACAGAAACGAAGCTCCCAAAATGAACGAAAATGGCTGCCTAGGCGCGGAGAAGAAGGAAAGCAGATGAGGAGCAGGCacggaagaaggaagaagaaaagaagcacTCATGGAAGAAGCCCTGAATAATAGGTGcgcctttatttttaaaaattttaaacaaaggcaattttgcccattcacataattgttgggtgcaccagcaatgttgctgggtgcacctagcaactcccCTAACTTTTTTACATTTGCACTGTCAATGCTTTATTATTTGGCTTTCTGTGCAAGATTTACATACATAACTACTTTATACTAGGATCTTGTTGTAGaggtaaattaattattacccTTACATACATAACTACTTCATACAAGGTAAATTATTTTGGTAAAACTTATCATTGATActtgacaataataattttgaaattattactCATTCTTAGTTTTtactaaatttaatattatataattatattttttgattattagtaatatgaataatttttattactcattgtttgcttttacttaatttaatattatataattatatttattgattattagtaATATAGATAACTTTTATTACTCATTGTTAGGTTTcacttaatttaatattattttattatatatatattgattcagGTTTGCTTGAAGAAACAAAAGGACAACTTCACACCTTAACGACAAGAAAAAATCCCTCTAGTTGAAGTCATTGGTTGGACTTTTGGTGTTATCTTTCGGAAAGGAGAGGTAAGATAAAAGTTTGGTTTTTCtctgcatttttaatgtatttattaaaatgtGAATTGTGATCACTGCTTCACTATATTTATTAACCAAACTATATAGGCACATGAAGCTAGCTAGTGCTAGAATCAATGTGCATGTagcatcatcatgatcattataaTCACTTCATCATAATTCTGAACTCTTCAAAGCTAAACATGCCATCCCCATTCAAATCAAACCTACTTATCATCACTTTGCACTCATCCATGGACTTAGATTACGTGACTAGGTTTCTGAATTGccaaaatgttttgtttttatttttttgggataATAGTAGATATTAATTGAATACAAATAGATGATGTACAGTTTTGTCTAAAATGAAAGTAACTAGGAgcagattttaaaaatatatcacaaTTATGCTTAACAACCTCATTGTCTTCTGCCTGTATGCATAACAGCCTCACTTATTACCTATGTTAATTGATTATAAGGCCTACTCATTTAATTTTCAGATTCCACTAGGAGTAATTTTAGCCATTGTTGATCTTGCACTCATTGTTGTTTCCAAAAGTGCTCCTGCGCTCATTGCTGGAAAGTCAATTATGCTGAAGCCTCTAACTCAggtatttatttatatctttgattcgaaaaatactttgaaattgtttttgtaAGCATTACTTGTATAGTTGTAGAAGTCTTTGATTTATACCAGCAGGCTAATAGAGAGCACATCAAAAGCTAAAGCCTGCTTTTAATAATAACTACTTATAACCTGCTTCAAATCTTGAATCCTGCAGAGAAAAAGATAATAGACACTAGTTTGTCcaaacaaaatacaacttatAGAACAAGAAATATTActctcataatttaaaatatgaagcaGCAGTAGTAACAGCAGCTTCAAAACAATTACCTTCTATGTACACGATATTACCAATTGCCTTCTTCAACTATTTTCCCTGCCCAAAACAATCAAAactaaaatacattaaaatttctGAATGAAAAGAGCAGTAACAATTTTATCTACATCAGCCTCTTGGGaaatgttgataaaaaaattccttttaTGAATCTGCTGTTGTCGTGAAGGCCTTATGGGATGAATCTGTTGTTTGTGCATAGGGATTGTAAGGCCTCATTTTATCTGGTATAGAGGTTTGCGATAGTGGAATATACCCtccacacacacaaagacacgcacacacacacacacacacagtttgcaaacttaagtttaatccaaacatgcactaagtTTGCAAACTTAACAATTGTAGAAGGGTTTTCTCCCTTGGCAGAGCaaaataatagatttttttctctgattttcttctctctcatcAATTTATCTTCTCTTAATACATTATGTTGATCTTTAAGGACCTTCCAAATTACCTGTACGATCAATCCAGCATCCAATTTCAATCACAACTCCATTAACACCTCATGGattttttgaaaagtaaatCTGAAACATCCCCAACAACCCATGCTTCAACACTGGCCAAATCATGACCCTTGTCCATAATTCTAACCACTGGAACCAATTCAATGCCCTTTCCTTCCAAATCATATAAGCTATCTTTTCGAGATGCTGTGAGTTTCTTGCAAGTTGATGCTAATAGGGTGTCATTTTTCTGTAAACCATATTAATTTAGAGATTGTAGCGACTGTTTCTCTCTCTGGGAATCTCTCTATGCCAGCAATATAGGAGTGCATGGTGTGGCTGATGATGTTTAGAATATGATGATCTTTTGCTACCCTTGAATGACCCCGTatgcacgcacacacacacacacaccttcGTCAgaaacacacatacacacaccctcatgacacacacacacacacacaccctcatcacacacacacacaaagcctaatcacaaacacacacacacacaccctcatgacaaatacacacacacacacacacacacacacacacacacacacacacacacacacacttagtCAACCTCACACACACATACTTAGTCAACCTCACTTCCGACCTAGTCAACCTCACTTTGTCCCATATTAAACCAACACCCCTTAGCTTTCTCtcattcattttctctcctccATATGCTTTGCTTGCTATTAGTGAGAGAGTGATCAATCCCTAATCACACaccttcacacacacacacacacacacacacttagtTTGTAATCGAAACTGAATGCAATGATccttgcggacagtttgcattagtcattgtatttagtcttgaattgttcgtttggacagtttggggagattggtatttttatgttagattcattcgttaaggttattattattttgattaatttgatgaaatttcggtacaatgcatttcaagttgttctctgagtgcatacttgattattgggaaattaatttcaccgatgtcatgttgtgtacttggagaccaatgcgaaatcctgccgaaatttagtcaaaattttcaaaataatgctaaccgtgacgtttgaagctaacataaaagacagtcttcctaaatgggatagggccacacctataaataaaaaagtgagattttcatgcatcaaattgcttagatggatcgatgTTGGATGAATCAAAGTCGcttgagcccagaatatgaggatggcgttgagcagttcttgcaatttgcttcagaaagagatcgaccgaatgaagaaggaaaatattattgtccttgcatcaactgtttgaacgGAAGACGACAACTACTGGACGACTTATGGGAgaatctattgtgtgatgggattaagaagaattacacgatgtggatatggcatggtgaagtgataGACATACAGAATGGGTCCCAAGCTGAatcgtttgatgtagaaatgggagatcgcttggaggacatgattcatgaccttgaacaagagtcttttcagcaagcacacacccctgtgtatgaaggattgcagagtgattcaaagaagcctttgtataggggtgcaagaattccttaaccctgttgtctgcggtgttaagtctggttaatgtgaaagccaagtatgggtggagtgacaaaagttttacctcactgcttgaggtagtgcataATTTGCTTCCTTGAACAacaataatgaagttttgccatacatacttaagcatgaagctttagtcaaacagaataatccaaaaatgtcaaagaattgggtgttgaaaaagcataacaagactttctgtgattggtttaaagatacaatctttgcagatgaaaATGCTTCAGAAACTTTAAGAAAGCTAGCAAATGGGCCtcaaagaaatgttataacttggcaaggatatgacataaacaagtattcattttacacaaaagcacaagacgacaaaagtacaatgcaaaacagcaaggtcaccctaagggctgaatctcaacacttcgcaagTGTGCATGACGCTAATccttgtgtagcttccatcccttactttgggttcattgatgaaatttgggagcttaactatgtgaaatttactgtttctgttttcaaatgtaaatgggttgacagcaacaccggtgtgcataccgatgatataggatttatgttggtagacctaaagaaacttggttaccacaatgaccttttcatcatggcagaacaagctagacaagtattttatgtgcaagacccttgtgatgaaaggtggtgcgtggttctataggcaaaacaattggtgttaatatagaagatgatgattcatacatggacacctatgttagtcctttgtccacacaaatcactcctaacattgtcggagaagaagaagctgatgatgttcatgctaatcgtaatgatcatgatgaaggagaattaattaacatcgtctaatgtaattttctatttatatatttgattttgatagaTTCATTTACATAAGTCATACAATTGTTTTTTGTAATGTTTATTAATCTGTGTTGTTTCTTGTAGGAAGTAGTTGCAGAGGTGGTTCAAAAGTTGCAACCACGTGAAGCATCAACTTTGTTTATTGAGGTGAAATCTGAAGACCAATGTATTTATCCCATTTTATAGTGTTATACATAGGATATGCaaacaaattaatcaaatttcaaatacacactatacaaaatcaacatttatatatacatgCCTCACTACATCATAATTCTGAGTTCTTCAAAGCTTAGGACACCATCCCCATTCAAATCAAACTGTTTGATCATAGATTTGCACTCATCAATGGATTTGGACCCACCCATCTTCTTAAGCATCCTTTTCAAGCTCTTAGGGGTTATAAACCCACAGCTTTCAGTGTCATACATGTCAAAAGCTACCTTCAAGTCATTCAACTTCTGCTCCTCTCCCCTAGCTTCCATGAGAGCAATGAAATCCTCCAAACTTAGCAACCCATCTCCATCAGAATCCAATGCCGCAATTGCCATCTTggcttccttcattggaagctCACCACCCATCATTCCTACATAAAATGATTCCAAATAAGAAAACATCTTGAACTACATAGAACAATAACTTAATTAGAGTACAAGGATATATAGATAGCTATTATATctgcagaaaataaaaaaagtacacaaaaaataactcataataGGAAATAACAATGCATAGAGTAAAAATGACATGAACAGGAACGATGCATAATCACTTCTCCCTAAAATTTTAGGGAGGATGGGAATTAAGTCAAGAGATTAATCAAACATCAGGATTAGGTGATGGTGGGTTAGGGACTTCAACCAAACCGTCCATCATTTGTTTGACCTTCCCCATAGTTGGCCTCATTTCAAGATGCTCTTGAATGCACCAAATTGCTATCTTTATCCTCTTTTCTAACCTGCCAATGTCAGACAAGGCTTCCTTATCGTTCTCCACCAAATCATGGAACTTCCCTTCCACACAACAATCATAAGCTCAATCTATCAATATTGCCTTCTCTTCTTCCCCTGCTTCCATGGTCATCACACTTATTCAGCAGCAAATCATTTCTAGCAACAACAACTTGGCCAACCCTTAAATCAAAGTAGAATCTATCAGTCACTAAGGAAATAGGTTCTTTGTGCAATGCTTACAGCTCCTCTTTCACACATATTAAATCTGAAACAGTTGTTGTATATCTTAATCatgaataaaaacaagaattaattatcttatgagattaaaaaatctaactcagttttaaaaaattgaactgCTCCAAAACCAAACTGCATGAACCAAACTGACTTGTATCTTATGagattaaaaattctaaaaaaaaatccttcaaaataagatgtttattgaaaataattcaaacaattTGGAGTACTTTGGTAGCATTTCTATCACATTTTCTATtgtacaaaaagaaatgtttacTGCTATTTGTTTGCTTGGTAACAAACTAAATTCTGGAATAATTAATGCTCTAGTACTATAACATCCAacctaattgattaatttatttttataacaagagtgaattcattaaaaatgataGGACCCTGGATTTTAGCATGAGAAAGGCAAAAGATCAGACTTGAAAGTCTGATACACATGTCCTCAAAACCAATTAATGAGAAAAACTAATAAGGCCGCCTAAAGCAAAATGAaatgtttatatatacataGAAACAGATAAACAAAAACCTCAATTGCTAACAAAGATTATCCAAGACATGTGTGGCTCTTGACATCATCTCCAAACACCAATATTGAGCCATTTTGAGGTTCCACTGATTCTTATGGAACCACAATTTAAAAGCACCTCACTCTTATCCTCAAAAGAGGATATGCAATTCACTTGAATTCCAAGTTGGAGGCAGGCAATATTGAATTATTTAGGCCATCCATGTTCCAAAATGTTCAATATGACCATTCCTCAAGGAGTGTCcttgatttcaaattttgagtcgcaatttttttatttgtttctctaatttagaaaaaataagaagCAACAATAGATAAACAATAAGAATTAGTAAGGATGCTTGGATCATGAGTAAAAATGCCTAAATAGCAGgcatcaataatatatttttaggagTAAAATGCCCTTCTTTTTGAAACTTCTAAACATATTACAACTATATACACACAAGGCATTCATCCAGCTCCTGTGTTAACCCACCCTCACACAAacctaaaatacataaaatcttAGTAGAAAAATCATTGGTTACCCTTTTAACTTCAACATGGCAATACAATTCTGAAGAACAGTTCACGGAAGTGTATGAATGAGAGATGAGCAGGAAGCTAAGTTAGCTAAATTGTAATAAACTAACAATCAGTTCAAGTACAATTTGAAAACTAgctaaattgtaaatttgtcaataaaaaaatatatttatatgttgaTATTATCGCTTTGACCAAAGCACCATTATATGATATATTATCTATGCAATGTGGTGAATCTAGGGTTCCTACTTCTAAATAGGTTAACTATTAATAGATGCTTTTCTACAGTGGgacattatataaatttaaccaATGGGAAAATAATAACACTGCGTGTGAAAGCGACTCAAATGTGAAAAGATTCAGCTTCATAAAGTGCATAGCTAGgagtggaaaaaaaaactacagaAGAAAGGATAAGTAACCATGAGAAAGGAAAATATAAGAGCAGCCAATAAATGATATTAGAgcttaaacaaaa
The Glycine max cultivar Williams 82 chromosome 16, Glycine_max_v4.0, whole genome shotgun sequence genome window above contains:
- the LOC102659441 gene encoding uncharacterized protein; translation: MVRTRGLGHVLSRVIGRGLVREDEHHADDVPRRRRPTASARRRRVDVAIAEDVPQVTEDVPRVIEDVPHMDKDIPERTAEVDDADIESITIDGAEGSPGDHAEGFPGRPRDPSILTSFAYHVAHSIWSGQERPELKLISHVTGDPGLISAFVERWHRETSTFHFPVGELTITLDNLMALLHLPITGVLHSFEPLLVDEAVFLLMELLQVSGEEARAETI
- the LOC100796463 gene encoding probable calcium-binding protein CML31, which produces MMGGELPMKEAKMAIAALDSDGDGLLSLEDFIALMEARGEEQKLNDLKVAFDMYDTESCGFITPKSLKRMLKKMGGSKSIDECKSMIKQFDLNGDGVLSFEELRIMM